A window from Sphingobacterium hotanense encodes these proteins:
- the bla gene encoding class A beta-lactamase — MYKSLKNILPIIALLLFSTYSNAQKKEQLKIAIDSILAKYQAKVGIAIHNHDYTDSLTVNGDFHFPFQSVYKFHLGIVILDQVDKGKLSLDQPIKISKEAVTTEMYSPIKDKYPNGITLPLREVLEYTIAASDNVGCDVLFELLGGPEYVQKYFEDKGYSNLSIKLIEAVQQKEWNRQFENWTTVGSSNQILYDYYTNSKKLLSASSHQFLWDTMRGTTTGPDRLKGDLPKGTVVAHKTGYSGRNRTTGIIAALNDVGVVSLPNGEVYYISVFVTDSEEGEAGSAKIIAEVSAAAWKYFN; from the coding sequence ATGTATAAAAGCCTGAAAAACATTCTTCCGATTATTGCCCTTCTCCTGTTTAGCACTTACAGCAATGCACAGAAAAAAGAACAGCTCAAGATTGCTATTGATAGCATCCTTGCGAAGTATCAAGCTAAAGTCGGGATAGCTATACACAATCATGATTATACTGACAGTCTGACTGTAAACGGAGATTTCCACTTCCCTTTTCAAAGTGTCTATAAGTTTCACTTAGGGATTGTTATTCTAGATCAGGTAGACAAAGGTAAATTGAGCCTGGATCAGCCTATCAAAATATCTAAAGAAGCGGTTACAACGGAAATGTATAGCCCCATAAAAGATAAATATCCTAATGGTATCACTTTGCCCCTGCGAGAAGTCTTAGAATACACCATAGCAGCCAGCGATAATGTAGGATGCGATGTTTTGTTTGAGTTGTTAGGTGGTCCTGAATATGTCCAAAAGTATTTTGAAGATAAGGGATACAGCAACCTCTCGATCAAACTTATCGAAGCAGTGCAGCAAAAAGAGTGGAATAGGCAGTTCGAAAACTGGACGACGGTAGGTTCGAGCAACCAGATATTATATGATTACTATACGAACAGCAAGAAACTGCTTTCAGCAAGCTCGCACCAATTTCTATGGGATACCATGCGCGGTACAACAACCGGTCCGGACCGTCTAAAAGGCGATCTCCCCAAAGGTACAGTCGTAGCACATAAGACAGGCTATTCCGGCAGAAATAGAACGACCGGTATTATTGCTGCCCTGAATGATGTAGGTGTGGTCAGCCTTCCTAATGGCGAAGTCTACTATATCTCGGTTTTTGTAACTGATAGTGAAGAAGGAGAAGCGGGAAGCGCAAAAATCATCGCCGAGGTATCAGCGGCAGCTTGGAAGTATTTCAATTAA
- the fcl gene encoding GDP-L-fucose synthase: MEKQAKIYVAGHRGMVGSAIYRKLKELGYTNIVTRTSKELDLRDQQAVKEFFESEKPEYVFLAAAKVGGIMANNTYRADFIYENLAIQNNVIHFAHENNVEKLMFLGSSCIYPKMAPQPLNEDSLLTGTLEYTNEPYAIAKIAGIKMVESYRLQYGDKYISVMPTNLYGINDNYHPENSHVLPALIRRFHEAKEANAASVTIWGTGTPLREFLYADDLADACVFLMENYDELQFINIGVGEDISIKELAETIQEVVGYTGKLEFDSSKPDGTPRKLMDVSKLHSLGWKHKINLKEGIALAYQDFLSKENEKRD; this comes from the coding sequence GTGGAAAAACAAGCGAAAATATACGTTGCAGGCCATCGTGGCATGGTGGGATCTGCGATCTACCGCAAATTAAAAGAGCTAGGATATACCAATATTGTCACTAGAACATCTAAAGAGCTCGACCTTCGTGATCAGCAAGCAGTTAAAGAATTCTTTGAGTCAGAAAAGCCCGAATATGTGTTCCTAGCGGCCGCTAAGGTCGGTGGAATCATGGCTAACAATACGTATCGGGCGGATTTCATATATGAAAACCTCGCTATTCAGAACAATGTCATACACTTTGCACATGAGAACAATGTAGAGAAACTGATGTTCCTAGGCTCGAGTTGTATTTATCCGAAGATGGCGCCACAGCCTTTGAACGAGGACTCATTGTTGACCGGCACTTTGGAATACACCAATGAACCCTATGCAATAGCAAAGATCGCCGGTATTAAAATGGTAGAGTCGTACCGTCTGCAATATGGCGACAAGTATATTTCCGTTATGCCAACGAATCTCTATGGCATCAATGATAATTACCATCCGGAAAACTCGCATGTGTTGCCGGCGCTGATCCGTAGATTCCATGAAGCTAAGGAAGCCAACGCAGCATCAGTTACCATTTGGGGAACCGGCACACCACTCCGCGAATTCTTATATGCTGATGATCTAGCAGATGCTTGTGTTTTCTTGATGGAGAATTACGATGAGTTGCAGTTCATCAATATCGGGGTAGGAGAAGATATCAGTATTAAAGAGTTGGCAGAAACCATCCAGGAGGTTGTCGGCTATACCGGAAAGCTGGAGTTCGACAGCAGCAAACCAGATGGCACGCCAAGAAAGCTTATGGATGTAAGCAAGCTACACAGCCTTGGCTGGAAGCATAAAATTAATCTAAAGGAAGGTATAGCTTTGGCTTATCAGGACTTCCTGTCAAAGGAAAACGAAAAACGAGACTAA
- a CDS encoding YtxH domain-containing protein gives MNDNGKIVTALLAGLAAGAVLGILFAPDKGSDTREKINESLADLGDAIKERAEEQFDQLNDFKEKVVATLKTKLGKAESMIDEEIEEHA, from the coding sequence ATGAATGATAATGGAAAAATCGTAACAGCTTTATTAGCTGGTTTGGCAGCAGGAGCTGTATTAGGTATTTTATTCGCACCAGACAAAGGTTCTGACACGAGAGAGAAAATCAACGAATCCTTAGCTGACTTAGGCGATGCGATTAAAGAGCGTGCTGAAGAGCAATTCGATCAATTAAATGATTTTAAAGAAAAGGTCGTAGCTACTTTGAAAACTAAATTAGGTAAAGCTGAGTCGATGATCGACGAGGAAATCGAAGAACACGCGTAA
- a CDS encoding RNA polymerase sigma factor produces the protein MVKTYEPYNDEQTLLLRLKSGDYQAFTQLYQRYSLRLLGRIIRLVKSEHTAEEILQTLFLKVWERRDQIDADKPLKPFLFTIAQNLVYDHFRRMALDERFRNEFIKQYAEDYQHIEEELTFKQTQENVMNAIKALPPQCQKVFILFKIEGKSYAEICETLNISKSTVNNHLTKANSLLKSNLPLYQYRLLATFVFLWCQL, from the coding sequence ATGGTGAAGACTTATGAGCCATATAATGATGAGCAAACGCTACTTCTCCGTTTAAAATCTGGAGATTATCAAGCTTTTACGCAGCTTTACCAACGGTATAGCCTCCGATTGCTTGGTCGAATCATTCGCCTTGTCAAATCCGAACACACTGCTGAAGAAATTCTCCAAACGCTTTTTCTCAAGGTTTGGGAGCGGAGGGATCAGATAGACGCTGATAAACCGTTGAAACCATTCCTATTTACGATAGCACAAAATCTAGTCTACGACCATTTCAGAAGAATGGCGCTAGACGAGCGGTTCAGGAATGAATTCATCAAGCAGTATGCAGAGGATTATCAACATATCGAAGAGGAGCTCACCTTTAAACAGACGCAAGAAAACGTGATGAATGCGATAAAAGCACTGCCCCCACAGTGTCAAAAGGTTTTTATCCTGTTTAAGATCGAAGGAAAAAGCTACGCAGAAATCTGCGAAACCTTAAATATCAGTAAATCCACTGTCAACAACCATCTGACAAAAGCAAATTCCCTATTGAAAAGCAATCTCCCGCTGTATCAGTACAGATTGCTGGCAACTTTTGTCTTCCTTTGGTGCCAACTTTAA
- the trmB gene encoding tRNA (guanosine(46)-N7)-methyltransferase TrmB — translation MGKDKLRKFAEVATFPNVVQLDAGKPFKGKWASEFFKNEKPLILELACGKGEYTVNLAKLFPEKNFIGIDYKGNRIWRGAKTAIEEGISNVGFLRIQIETILEYFAEGEVSEIWITFPDPQPQESREKKRLTNPTFLERYKHILVPEGIMHLKTDNDGFYAYTVEQIELQNLPKLKETTDLYHSDLVDEVLSIKTYYEKKYLAVDKNINYVQWKFKK, via the coding sequence ATGGGTAAGGATAAACTAAGAAAATTTGCAGAAGTAGCTACATTTCCAAATGTCGTACAATTAGATGCCGGTAAACCGTTTAAAGGCAAATGGGCATCAGAATTCTTTAAAAATGAGAAACCACTTATCCTTGAATTAGCTTGTGGAAAAGGTGAATACACCGTCAATCTGGCAAAGTTATTTCCAGAGAAAAACTTCATAGGTATTGATTACAAAGGGAATCGTATCTGGAGAGGTGCAAAGACGGCAATTGAAGAAGGCATCTCTAATGTAGGATTCTTGAGAATCCAGATTGAGACGATTCTGGAGTATTTTGCGGAGGGTGAGGTCTCTGAAATTTGGATCACTTTCCCAGATCCTCAACCACAGGAAAGCCGCGAGAAGAAACGCTTAACAAATCCCACTTTCTTAGAGCGTTATAAACACATCCTTGTTCCGGAAGGTATTATGCACTTAAAGACTGACAACGATGGCTTCTACGCCTATACGGTAGAACAGATCGAACTGCAGAATCTTCCTAAGTTGAAAGAAACCACCGATCTATATCATTCTGATCTAGTGGACGAGGTATTGTCTATCAAAACATACTACGAGAAAAAATACCTTGCCGTAGATAAGAACATCAACTACGTTCAGTGGAAGTTTAAAAAGTAA
- a CDS encoding FecR family protein, with translation MKNVRLAYLLGKFFTDRLSVEEEQELQEHMTNDLDAESEAMFAQYYEQYKKTIPFPRPQKDAVWKGIQQQIGRKERIWPSLIRIAAAILLFFTALAGWYLYFKTTINQEELYAEENILLKNNRASVYLKGADQDSASAMNDVALAEYGVQMDSSGTLLFHDQASSGVPSKPSNLVIKSNHAQIQALVLADGTKVWLNSNSSIVVPTRFSGIRRNVVLTGEAYFEVAKNPLKPFQVKAGALLTEVLGTHFSVNSSNSEDATVTLMEGKVKVSNARKSLLLAPGQQAVGGAKAIDKFDVDLLDLLSWKEGYFKFDNASITEIMNQIKDWYDVKYVQIEVNNTERFSGTYKRTNQLTDLLKNLEEVSSITFKIKEGGIHVLNK, from the coding sequence ATGAAAAACGTAAGGCTAGCCTATTTACTGGGGAAGTTTTTTACCGATCGATTGTCTGTTGAAGAAGAACAAGAGCTTCAGGAGCATATGACCAACGATTTGGATGCCGAATCGGAAGCCATGTTTGCCCAGTATTACGAGCAATATAAAAAAACGATCCCGTTTCCGCGGCCTCAGAAAGATGCGGTTTGGAAAGGTATTCAACAACAAATTGGCCGGAAAGAAAGAATTTGGCCCTCGCTTATCCGAATAGCTGCTGCAATATTATTGTTTTTTACGGCGCTTGCTGGATGGTATCTATATTTTAAAACAACCATAAACCAAGAAGAGCTGTATGCGGAAGAAAATATTCTTTTAAAAAATAATCGGGCTTCCGTTTATCTAAAGGGGGCAGATCAGGATAGCGCTAGCGCCATGAATGATGTGGCATTAGCCGAATACGGCGTGCAAATGGATAGCTCGGGCACCTTATTATTTCATGATCAGGCTTCTTCAGGTGTTCCAAGCAAGCCTTCGAATTTAGTGATCAAGAGTAATCACGCCCAAATTCAAGCCCTTGTTTTAGCCGATGGCACGAAAGTTTGGTTAAATAGCAATTCATCTATTGTGGTTCCTACGCGCTTTTCAGGCATCCGTAGGAATGTGGTATTAACAGGTGAGGCCTATTTTGAAGTGGCCAAAAATCCGCTGAAACCTTTTCAGGTGAAAGCCGGTGCTTTATTGACCGAGGTTCTAGGAACGCACTTTTCGGTCAACTCATCCAATTCCGAGGATGCTACAGTAACCCTGATGGAAGGAAAAGTGAAGGTGTCTAATGCGCGCAAATCCTTGTTATTAGCACCGGGACAGCAGGCTGTTGGCGGCGCTAAGGCCATTGATAAATTTGACGTTGACTTGTTGGATTTACTCTCTTGGAAAGAAGGCTATTTTAAATTTGACAATGCCAGCATTACCGAAATCATGAACCAAATTAAAGATTGGTATGATGTAAAATATGTACAAATAGAGGTAAATAATACGGAGCGTTTTTCCGGAACCTATAAAAGAACCAATCAATTAACCGACCTATTAAAGAATTTGGAGGAGGTTTCAAGTATCACATTTAAGATCAAGGAAGGAGGAATACATGTGCTAAATAAATAA
- a CDS encoding RNA polymerase sigma-70 factor yields MTIKSIIVFCTSNVTSHLSKGNQLALRWLYDEYAEGLYQLAMQILKEEQHAEEMVQDSFVQLWNRRESLDENSNLKALLFVICRNNSFNRFKVNQRHRSRFVELEDSKLASSWGHEEDPLAERDLKDLIEKVIRKLPLKQQLVFRLSRLEGLSHQEIADRLQISKNTVKNHLIAALKAAKEELQEVRTQSSIYALLYFYLFL; encoded by the coding sequence ATGACCATTAAATCGATTATTGTGTTCTGTACAAGCAATGTCACTTCTCATCTTTCCAAAGGCAATCAACTTGCATTGCGTTGGCTGTATGATGAATATGCAGAAGGCCTGTACCAATTGGCGATGCAAATTCTGAAAGAAGAGCAACACGCCGAGGAGATGGTGCAAGATAGCTTTGTTCAATTATGGAATAGGCGGGAAAGCTTGGATGAAAACTCCAATCTCAAAGCCTTGTTATTTGTGATCTGCAGAAATAATAGCTTTAACCGTTTTAAGGTTAATCAACGTCATCGATCGCGTTTTGTTGAGCTGGAGGACAGTAAACTGGCTTCCTCTTGGGGCCACGAAGAGGACCCTTTGGCCGAACGAGACTTGAAAGACCTGATAGAAAAGGTCATTCGAAAGCTACCACTGAAACAGCAGTTGGTGTTTCGCTTAAGTCGGTTAGAAGGATTATCCCATCAGGAAATCGCCGATAGACTACAGATATCCAAAAACACGGTAAAAAACCATTTAATAGCGGCGCTAAAAGCCGCGAAGGAAGAGCTGCAAGAAGTAAGAACCCAATCTTCCATTTATGCCTTGCTCTATTTTTACCTGTTTCTCTAA
- a CDS encoding SusC/RagA family TonB-linked outer membrane protein, with amino-acid sequence MRKLNPKTTLFDRRKLIRGIMTVKLIVFIVCLMFVQTFAASYAQNVSLRFKNANLQKVLDEIQQQTGLELLYNNTLVNRANKKVTIDVTNVYYKNALKQVLAETNLTFEINNNTVVIKGSNASPKSNTNSSSSAAKQQSTVTGKVTDDQGAPLSGVTVTVKGTNVGTSTDNDGNYSLSLPGAAQVLVFSAMGYNSQELPINGQATVDAKLVGQVDNLDEVVVVGYSTQRVRYLSSSVSTISAEKLKDVTANDLPSMLQGKAPGVVVSTATGDPSSPPRVLIRGAGTISASTSPLTVVDGNIGGTYNPADIESVSILKDVAATGLYGSRAANGVIIINTKTGKPGQTKVEFNNSFGMGKATTGSFRLMNSQELYDFQNTFYNRDAKLLENNTNWWDLAFRTSYVNNHNLSISGGSEKVQYYTSGVFYKELGTLQGTGNTGYNFRNNLNVQITDRFKAAVYVNGLVNKNELENSNTMYDAYTGLPFDPAFDADGNPIDGRFYEGWTGREKENFLHSLQYNYNRSKNWEVSGDLNLDYNVTSKLTLSSYNRIQLGNGASATYYDRRTKQGGANIGELYNGTDEFRRYLTSNRVRYAEQFGLHNLVLLGAAEVETTTSAWGNTSGKGLPAGKDVMSVATGVLQNPSGARDQVGFRKYLAQADYNFNDRYFLIGSFVNEFSSKFGRNNSTANFYQLGASWILTNEEFLKNHPAITFAKIRGSYGTVGNADGISNFGARGLYSITQEASYSGLPGAAPYQKGNPDLSWEKIESANIGADFSLWNRISVSLDVYEKKASELLYRKPLAATTGYSYVWVNAGSVRNRGLEFSILSQNIKKEDFTWETNFNMAFNRNKVLELSDGAEVFNPGARQPIAVGYDMDAYNFPIWAGVDPENGDPLWEKITVDGNGNQTKTTTNKYSEAASSDSRQFTETSAAPKFTGGMNNALTYKDFTFSAFFNFVYGNYVYNDTRAYFDNDGLYEAFNSMVLPDGWTRWEKPGDNATHPKPIVGGNKESNQSSSRYLEDGSYLRLRNIKLGYNLPQSVISKMRLSKLHVFVSADNVWTLTNFSGPDPEVSLSQVDLSSGMSSFKYPVTRRFLFGLNLTF; translated from the coding sequence ATGAGAAAACTCAACCCTAAAACGACGCTCTTTGATCGGCGCAAGCTGATCCGAGGCATTATGACCGTTAAACTTATTGTTTTCATCGTATGTTTAATGTTCGTGCAAACATTTGCAGCAAGCTATGCGCAGAATGTTTCCTTAAGATTTAAAAATGCTAATCTGCAAAAAGTATTGGATGAAATCCAACAGCAGACAGGCTTAGAGCTTCTATACAACAATACCTTGGTCAACCGCGCAAATAAAAAGGTGACCATCGATGTAACGAACGTTTATTATAAGAACGCGCTAAAACAGGTGTTAGCAGAAACTAACCTCACATTTGAGATCAACAACAACACCGTTGTCATCAAAGGATCTAATGCAAGCCCGAAGAGCAACACGAACAGCAGTAGTTCCGCTGCAAAGCAACAAAGTACAGTAACGGGTAAAGTTACTGATGATCAAGGGGCTCCGCTCAGCGGCGTAACGGTGACTGTGAAAGGAACCAACGTTGGTACTTCCACAGACAACGATGGTAATTACAGCCTTTCCCTTCCGGGGGCCGCACAGGTACTCGTATTTTCAGCAATGGGCTACAACAGCCAAGAACTCCCGATCAATGGGCAAGCAACAGTGGATGCTAAATTGGTAGGACAAGTGGACAACCTCGACGAAGTTGTTGTCGTGGGGTATTCCACCCAAAGAGTTCGTTACTTATCGAGCTCGGTAAGCACCATATCAGCAGAAAAACTGAAAGATGTTACTGCCAATGATCTTCCAAGCATGCTGCAAGGTAAAGCGCCGGGGGTAGTGGTTTCTACGGCAACTGGAGATCCTTCTAGCCCTCCTCGCGTGCTTATTCGTGGAGCAGGTACCATATCAGCGAGTACTTCGCCATTGACGGTAGTCGATGGAAATATCGGAGGTACCTATAACCCGGCGGATATCGAATCCGTATCTATATTGAAGGATGTTGCTGCTACAGGTCTTTATGGATCTCGTGCTGCCAATGGTGTTATCATCATCAACACCAAGACAGGAAAGCCGGGGCAGACCAAAGTAGAGTTCAATAACTCCTTCGGGATGGGAAAAGCGACGACAGGAAGTTTCCGCTTGATGAACTCTCAGGAATTATACGACTTCCAAAACACCTTCTATAACCGCGATGCTAAGTTATTAGAAAATAACACCAACTGGTGGGATCTTGCTTTCCGAACCAGTTATGTCAATAACCATAACCTTTCCATCTCTGGCGGGTCGGAAAAAGTGCAATACTATACTTCCGGTGTTTTCTACAAAGAACTGGGAACACTTCAAGGTACCGGCAATACGGGCTACAACTTCCGTAACAATCTGAACGTACAGATTACCGATCGTTTCAAAGCAGCGGTATATGTCAATGGATTGGTCAACAAGAACGAGCTGGAGAACAGCAATACCATGTATGACGCCTATACAGGATTGCCATTTGACCCGGCATTCGATGCAGATGGAAATCCAATCGATGGCCGTTTCTATGAAGGCTGGACAGGTCGTGAGAAAGAAAACTTCCTACATTCCCTGCAATACAATTACAATCGTTCGAAAAACTGGGAAGTAAGCGGAGATCTGAATCTAGATTATAATGTTACGAGCAAGCTTACGCTATCCAGCTATAACCGTATCCAATTAGGTAATGGAGCGTCTGCAACTTACTACGATCGCAGAACTAAGCAAGGCGGCGCAAATATTGGCGAGCTCTATAACGGAACAGACGAGTTCAGAAGATACCTGACTTCCAACCGCGTTCGCTATGCTGAACAATTCGGATTGCATAACCTCGTTCTATTAGGGGCTGCCGAGGTAGAAACTACCACTTCAGCTTGGGGGAACACCTCCGGAAAAGGACTTCCTGCAGGCAAGGACGTGATGTCTGTTGCTACAGGAGTTCTGCAGAATCCTAGCGGCGCGAGAGATCAAGTAGGCTTCAGAAAGTACCTGGCACAAGCAGATTACAACTTCAATGATCGCTATTTCTTGATCGGTTCCTTTGTCAATGAGTTCTCTTCGAAATTCGGTAGAAATAACTCCACCGCTAACTTCTATCAATTGGGTGCTTCTTGGATATTAACCAACGAAGAATTTTTGAAAAATCACCCGGCAATCACCTTCGCAAAGATCAGAGGATCTTACGGAACAGTGGGTAATGCCGATGGTATTTCTAATTTCGGTGCACGAGGCTTATACAGCATCACACAGGAGGCTAGTTACTCCGGTCTTCCGGGAGCAGCACCTTATCAGAAAGGTAATCCAGACCTCAGCTGGGAAAAGATCGAGTCCGCAAATATCGGTGCTGACTTCTCCCTATGGAACCGTATTTCAGTAAGCTTGGACGTGTATGAGAAGAAGGCAAGTGAGCTCTTGTATAGAAAGCCCCTTGCAGCAACAACAGGCTATAGCTATGTATGGGTAAATGCAGGTTCGGTACGCAATAGAGGTCTTGAGTTCAGTATCCTTTCTCAAAATATCAAGAAAGAGGACTTCACTTGGGAAACCAACTTCAATATGGCATTCAACAGAAATAAAGTATTGGAGTTAAGCGATGGCGCTGAGGTATTCAACCCAGGAGCGAGACAACCAATTGCAGTAGGCTATGATATGGATGCCTATAACTTCCCAATTTGGGCGGGTGTGGATCCAGAGAACGGAGATCCTCTTTGGGAAAAGATTACCGTTGATGGCAATGGCAATCAAACCAAAACAACAACCAACAAATACAGCGAAGCAGCGTCCTCAGACTCTCGTCAGTTCACAGAAACCTCCGCAGCACCAAAGTTTACCGGAGGTATGAACAATGCTTTAACCTATAAGGATTTCACCTTCTCGGCATTCTTCAACTTTGTCTATGGCAACTATGTTTACAATGATACCCGTGCGTATTTTGATAATGATGGTTTGTACGAGGCGTTCAACTCAATGGTATTGCCTGATGGCTGGACACGTTGGGAAAAACCAGGTGATAATGCAACACATCCGAAGCCAATTGTCGGCGGAAATAAGGAGTCGAATCAGTCCTCGTCACGTTACTTGGAAGATGGTAGTTATCTGCGCTTAAGAAATATCAAGCTAGGGTATAACCTACCGCAATCCGTAATCTCCAAGATGCGTTTATCCAAACTACATGTTTTCGTAAGTGCGGACAATGTATGGACATTAACCAATTTTTCGGGACCAGATCCTGAAGTTTCCCTTAGCCAGGTAGATTTAAGCTCAGGTATGTCGAGCTTCAAATATCCGGTAACAAGACGATTCCTTTTTGGTCTAAACTTAACCTTTTAA
- a CDS encoding FecR family protein codes for MPKSDIQIAFDRYLAGHCTREDLQIILDSLQRVEDETLKQRILQELTTEEISPPQNKHQEILDRVLLNLNMKRAEELSLREGDEREPEKPTRAEGLKSNIIKFLNPKKWFLVAACFLGLCFIIPVLWNSTATDTSTPSAKKYDISLPSTNAATILFEDGEVLSLLDADSAVLRSRGIEVLKTANKELQFKISAVSNAPNLKQTFRSPKGVVSHIILSDGTHVLLNSASQLSYSNAFTQAERRVSLKGEAYFQVSHNKKRPFIVNANETQINVLGTSFNVVTDEKKQQVVTTLEEGSVLVKTKQQEMHMTPGMQSASHLNDGKIDTAHVNIANEMAWKEGLFKFADEDIYTVMEKIQTWYDIEEIEITDKTTDRFSGTVKRTRQLSELFQNLEKISNYKFQIKDRRIIVSKGT; via the coding sequence ATGCCGAAATCCGATATCCAAATCGCTTTTGACAGGTATCTTGCTGGTCACTGTACGCGAGAAGATTTACAGATTATTCTGGATAGCCTTCAGCGTGTAGAGGACGAAACGCTAAAGCAACGTATCCTTCAGGAGCTAACGACAGAGGAGATTAGTCCTCCGCAGAATAAACATCAAGAGATACTCGACAGAGTGCTCTTAAACCTTAATATGAAGCGCGCAGAAGAACTATCACTACGCGAGGGGGATGAGCGTGAGCCTGAGAAGCCGACGCGCGCAGAAGGGCTTAAATCGAATATTATCAAGTTCCTCAATCCCAAGAAGTGGTTTCTGGTCGCTGCCTGTTTTCTAGGTCTTTGTTTTATTATCCCTGTCTTGTGGAATAGCACGGCTACTGATACGAGCACACCTTCCGCAAAGAAATACGACATCTCGCTTCCCTCAACAAATGCTGCAACGATCTTATTCGAAGATGGTGAGGTTCTTTCACTGCTGGATGCAGATTCAGCGGTTCTTCGAAGTAGAGGCATTGAGGTACTCAAAACTGCCAATAAAGAACTGCAGTTTAAGATCAGTGCAGTAAGCAATGCCCCTAATCTGAAACAGACCTTCCGTTCTCCCAAAGGGGTTGTCTCGCACATTATCTTATCGGATGGCACCCATGTATTGCTCAATTCGGCGAGCCAATTGAGTTACAGCAATGCATTCACGCAAGCAGAACGTCGCGTTTCCTTAAAAGGTGAGGCGTACTTTCAAGTGAGTCATAACAAGAAACGTCCTTTTATCGTGAATGCCAATGAGACACAAATCAACGTCTTAGGCACCTCCTTCAATGTTGTTACCGATGAAAAAAAGCAGCAGGTAGTGACCACCTTGGAGGAAGGATCGGTATTGGTAAAAACTAAACAGCAGGAGATGCACATGACGCCCGGGATGCAGTCGGCGTCCCATCTAAACGACGGCAAAATCGATACGGCACATGTGAATATCGCCAATGAAATGGCATGGAAAGAAGGCTTATTCAAATTTGCCGATGAGGATATATACACCGTTATGGAAAAGATTCAAACCTGGTATGACATCGAAGAGATTGAAATAACCGACAAAACCACCGACCGCTTTAGTGGGACGGTCAAGCGCACGCGCCAGTTATCCGAGTTGTTTCAAAACCTAGAAAAGATATCGAATTATAAATTTCAAATTAAAGACAGGAGGATCATTGTTAGCAAAGGAACGTAA